The Argentina anserina chromosome 3, drPotAnse1.1, whole genome shotgun sequence genome includes a region encoding these proteins:
- the LOC126786324 gene encoding glutamate receptor 2.8-like encodes MSSMENQKRRSILLVFVSWILMAGVQAAENTTRIPVNVGVIADLDEPAGKMYLSCIEMALSDFYASHAQYKTRVVLNASNSHEDVVGAADAALDLIKNVEVKAILGPMTSMQATFVVNLGEKAHVPIISFSATSSSLTSLQSSYFFQLAQNDSSQVKAISGVIQNFGWRRVVPIYVDNLYGEGIIPFLIDALLEVNAHVPYRSLISQSSTDDEIKIELYKLMTMQTRVFVVHMMPKLASKLFSNAKEIGMMNKGFVWITTNGIGDHLRAMGSVLNSMQGVLSVETNVLDTSKLREFRSRWKRQFQKDNPEIIDVKLDVFGYRAYDAAFAIAMAIENVGNASFGFENRNVSAFNSTDIGTLKISQYGSNISNALSLTSFRGIAGDFNLVDRQLQLSTFKIVNVNGYGARVVGYWTPENGRLVKNLNTTSSCNVSAVKCDILGPIIWPGESSSVPKGWEIPENGTKLRIGVPVKDGFKEFVKVTTDLSTNTTDVNGFSIDVFKAVVDKLPYALPYELIPFAYPNGTSAGTYNDLIYQIYLGKFDAVVGDATIRANRTLYVDFAMPYTESGVVLVVPIIDSRIKNAWVFLQPLTWDLWMTTLCFFIFIGFVIWVLEHRINDDFRGPPSYQVGTSFWFSFSTMVFSQRERVVSNLGRFVMIIWVFVVLIVTQSYTANLASLLTVQQLRPTINDLDDLLRNGENVGYMRGAYVYDLLIQSGFQDSKLKPYGYMEEIDEALLKGSTKGGIAAIVHETPYMRLFVAKYCSKYTMIGPIFKTDGVGFAFPKGSPLVSDITQAVLNLTDDGMLTKIEDKWIKKDSNCKDSTGKYSSSALSLESFWGLFLIAGTSSIFALIIFITSFLHEHKHVLMPPDSDTSVWKRIRAMFEIFNQKKVSSHTFKSSRHSDSSVGAHDLEGKSLPPNNNWPESPQSYTNHTEATSAFSGQETPISHGLASPEIFPSYEHAITIQETHETSKTT; translated from the exons ATGAGCTCGATGGAGAATCAGAAGAGAAGGAGTATCCTCCTTGTTTTTGTCTCATGGATTCTCATGGCGGGGGTTCAGGCAGCTGAAAACACAACAAGAATCCCAGTGAATGTGGGAGTTATAGCAGACCTTGACGAACCGGCTGGGAAAATGTATTTGAGTTGCATAGAAATGGCACTCTCAGACTTCTATGcttcacatgctcaatacaagACTAGGGTCGTTTTGAACGCCAGTAACTCCCACGAAGATGTCGTTGGTGCAGCTGATGCAG CTTTGGATCTGATAAAGAATGTAGAAGTGAAAGCAATCCTGGGACCAATGACGTCAATGCAAGCAACTTTTGTTGTCAATCTTGGAGAAAAAGCTCATGTCCCCATCATATCATTTTCTGCAACAAGCTCTTCACTTACTTCACTTCAAAGCTCCTATTTTTTCCAATTAGCACAAAATGACTCTAGCCAAGTGAAAGCCATAAGTGGTGTTATTCAAAACTTTGGATGGAGGCGAGTTGTCCCCATTTACGTAGACAATTTGTATGGGGAAGGAATCATTCCTTTTCTAATTGATGCCTTGCTCGAGGTTAATGCCCATGTCCCATATCGAAGTCTAATTTCACAGTCATCAACTGATGATGAGATTAAGATAGAACTTTACAAGTTAATGACTATGCAAACCAGAGTCTTTGTAGTGCATATGATGCCTAAACTAGCATCCAAATTATTTTCCAACGCGAAGGAGATTGGAATGATGAACAAGGGCTTTGTATGGATCACAACCAATGGGATTGGAGACCATTTAAGGGCAATGGGATCTGTTCTGAATTCTATGCAAGGAGTATTAAGTGTGGAGACTAATGTTTTAGACACGTCCAAGCTTAGAGAATTCAGATCAAGGTGGAAAAGACAATTCCAAAAAGATAATCCTGAAATCATTGATGTTAAGTTGGATGTTTTTGGATATCGGGCATATGATGCGGCTTTTGCAATAGCCATGGCAATTGAAAATGTTGGGAATGCAAGCTTTGGATTTGAAAACAGAAATGTTTCAGCTTTCAACTCTACAGATATTGGAACCTTAAAGATCTCGCAGTATGGTTCAAACATTTCTAATGCCTTATCTTTGACTAGCTTCAGAGGCATAGCTGGTGATTTCAATCTTGTGGATAGGCAACTTCAACTGTCAACATTCAAGATCGTTAATGTGAATGGTTATGGAGCAAGAGTAGTTGGATATTGGACACCGGAAAATGGAAGGTTagtgaagaatttgaacacaACAAGTAGTTGTAATGTTTCGGCTGTCAAGTGCGATATCCTTGGACCCATTATATGGCCGGGAGAGTCATCCTCCGTTCCAAAGGGATGGGAGATCCCAGAAAATGGTACAAAGTTGAGAATTGGAGTTCCAGTGAAGGATGGTTTTAAGGAATTTGTTAAAGTAACAACAGATTTGAGTACCAATACAACTGATGTCAATGGGTTCAGTATTGATGTGTTTAAGGCTGTAGTGGACAAGTTACCGTATGCACTTCCTTATGAGTTGATTCCCTTTGCATATCCTAATGGCACAAGCGCTGGTACTTATAATGATTTAATCTATCAAATATACCTTGGG AAATTTGATGCTGTGGTTGGAGATGCAACAATCAGAGCAAATAGAACATTATATGTGGACTTTGCAATGCCATATACAGAGTCTGGTGTAGTGTTGGTGGTGCCAATCATAGACAGCAGGATAAAAAATGCATGGGTGTTTTTGCAGCCCTTGACATGGGACCTTTGGATGACGACTTTGTGTTTTTTCATCTTCATTGGTTTTGTGATTTGGGTGCTCGAACACCGAATCAATGATGATTTTCGTGGTCCTCCTTCATATCAAGTTGGCACAAGCTTCTGGTTCTCTTTTTCAACCATGGTTTTTTCACAGA GGGAAAGAGTGGTTAGCAACTTGGGAAGATTTGTGATGATTATATGGGTGTTTGTTGTGCTGATAGTGACGCAAAGCTATACTGCTAATCTAGCATCATTATTAACTGTTCAACAACTTCGACCGACTATTAATGATTTAGATGATCTCTTAAGGAATGGAGAAAACGTTGGCTACATGAGGGGTGCTTATGTTTATGATCTCTTGATACAAAGTGGTTTTCAAGATTCCAAGCTGAAGCCTTATGGATATATGGAAGAAATCGATGAAGCTCTTTTAAAAGGGAGCACAAAGGGTGGTATAGCTGCAATTGTTCATGAAACCCCCTACATGCGGCTATTTGTTGCAAAATATTGTTCCAAATATACTATGATTGGACCAATCTTTAAAACCGATGGCGTTGGCTTT GCATTTCCAAAAGGTTCTCCTCTGGTATCTGATATTACTCAAGCAGTCCTAAATTTGACAGATGATGGAATGCTGACGAAGATTGAAGATAAATGGATCAAGAAAGATAGTAACTGTAAAGACTCTACTGGGAAGTATTCTAGCAGTGCTCTTAGCCTTGAGAGCTTTTGGGGTCTCTTTTTAATTGCAGGGACATCGTCAATATTTGCTCTAATCATATTTATAACTTCCTTCTTGCACGAGCATAAGCATGTCCTGATGCCCCCTGATTCGGACACCTCTGTGTGGAAAAGGATTAGAGCCATGTTCGAGATCTTCAATCAAAAAAAAGTTAGCTCTCATACATTTAAAAGCAGTCGACATTCAGATAGTTCTGTTGGTGCTCATGATCTTGAAGGAAAATCATTACCACCAAATAACAACTGGCCAGAAAGTCCACAGAGCTATACCAACCATACAGAGGCGACTTCTGCATTTTCCGGGCAAGAAACACCAATATCTCATGGTCTAGCATCTCCGGAAATTTTTCCATCGTATGAGCATGCCATCACAATTCAAGAAACCCATGAGACTTCCAAAACAACTTGA
- the LOC126786330 gene encoding syntaxin-61 isoform X2, with the protein MVKIKYNSRRSCLLCFHKLSGRKVEELDKAISVAAVDTKRFGIDEAELEKRRRWTSNARAQVSSVKRAVKAGKESTGTSAAGMRRELMRLADSQETERSNQYAAHHNDDFITSESDRQLLLIKQQDEELDELSASVERIGGVGLTIHEELLAQDKIVEELGMEMDSTSNRLDFVQKKVATVMKKAGIKGQMMMILFLVVLFIILFVLVFLT; encoded by the exons GAAGGTAGAAGAGTTGGACAAAGCAATATCTGTAGCAGCTGTAGATACTAAACGTTTTGGTATTGACGAAGCTGAACTTGAAAAACGAAGGAGATGGACAAGCAATGCTCGTGCACAG GTAAGTTCAGTAAAAAGAGCAGTGAAAGCTGGAAAGGAGTCTACTGGAACTAGTGCAGCTGGAATGAGGCGAGAACTAATGAGGCTGGCAGATTCTCAGGAGACAGAAAGATCCAACCAATATGCTGCCCACCATAACGATGATTTCATAACATCAGAATCAGATAGACAGTTGCTTCTCATAAA GCAACAGGATGAGGAGTTGGACGAACTCAGTGCTAGTGTGGAGAGAATTGGAGGTGTTGGACTCACCATACATGAAGAGCTCCTGGCACAG GACAAGATTGTAGAGGAGTTGGGTATGGAAATGGACAGTACATCAAACCGGCTTGATTTTGTTCAG AAAAAGGTGGCAACAGTGATGAAGAAGGCTGGTATAAAAGgccagatgatgatgatactCTTTTTGGTAGTTTTGTTCATCATTCTCTTTGTTTTGGTCTTCCTCACCTAG